In a genomic window of Nyctibius grandis isolate bNycGra1 chromosome 4, bNycGra1.pri, whole genome shotgun sequence:
- the BMP4 gene encoding bone morphogenetic protein 4 yields MIPGNRMLMVILLCQVLLGGTNHASLIPETGRKKVAELQGQAGSGRRSAQSHELLRGFETTLLQMFGLRRRPQPSKSAVIPSYMLDLYRLQSGEEEESLQEISLQYPERSTSRANTVRSFHHEEHLETVPGPSEAPRIRFVFNLSSVPENEVISSAELRLYREQVEEPSAAWERGFHRINIYEVMKPLSERAQAITRLLDTRLVHHNVTRWETFDVSPAVIRWTKDKQPNHGLVIEVTHLHHAQTHQGKHVRISRSLPQGRGDWAQLRPLLVTFGHDGRGHALTRRARRSPKHQRSRKNKKNCRRHALYVDFSDVGWNDWIVAPPGYQAFYCHGDCPFPLADHLNSTNHAIVQTLVNSVNSSIPKACCVPTELSAISMLYLDEYDKVVLKNYQEMVVEGCGCR; encoded by the exons ATGATTCCTGGTAACCGAATGCTGATGGTCATCCTACTATGCCAAGTCCTGCTTGGAGGTACAAACCATGCTAGCCTGATACCCGAGACCGGCAGGAAGAAAGTCGCAGAGCTTCAGGGACAAGCCGGATCCGGACGCCGCTCTGCCCAAAGCCATGAACTCTTGCGGGGTTTCGAAACAACTCTGCTGCAGATGTTTGGGCTGCGAAGGCGGCCTCAGCCCAGCAAGTCAGCCGTCATTCCTAGTTACATGCTGGATCTCTATCGGCtccagtctggagaagaggaggaaagccTCCAGGAAATTAGCCTGCAGTACCCTGAGCGATCGACCAGCCGGGCAAACACCGTGAGGAGTTTCCACCATGAAG aGCACCTGGAGACCGTCCCGGGTCCCAGCGAGGCGCCCCGGATCCGCTTCGTCTTCAACCTCAGCAGCGTGCCGGAAAACGAGGTGATCTCCTCGGCGGAGCTGCGGCTGTACCGGGAGCAGGTGGAGGAGCCGAGCGCGGCGTGGGAGAGGGGCTTCCACCGGATAAACATTTATGAAGTGATGAAGCCGCTGTCTGAGCGCGCTCAGGCCATTACGCGCCTGTTGGACACGCGTCTGGTGCACCACAACGTGACGCGCTGGGAGACCTTTGATGTGAGCCCAGCTGTGATCCGGTGGACCAAGGACAAGCAACCGAACCACGGGCTGGTGATCGAGGTGACCCACCTCCACCACGCACAGACTCATCAGGGCAAACACGTCAGGATTAGCCGATCTTTACCTCAAGGGCGCGGGGACTGGGCTCAGCTCAGGCCGCTCCTGGTCACTTTTGGGCACGACGGGCGAGGCCACGCGCTGACCCGCAGAGCCCGCCGGAGCCCCAAGCACCAGCGTTCCcgcaagaacaaaaaaaactgCCGCCGCCATGCCCTCTATGTGGATTTCAGCGACGTGGGCTGGAACGACTGGATCGTGGCACCCCCGGGGTACCAGGCGTTTTACTGCCATGGGGACTGCCCCTTCCCTCTGGCCGACCACCTCAACTCCACGAACCACGCCATCGTGCAGACGCTGGTGAACTCCGTGAACTCCAGCATCCCTAAGGCCTGCTGTGTGCCCACGGAGCTGAGCGCCATCTCCATGCTCTACCTGGATGAGTATGACAAGGTGGTCCTGAAAAACTACCAGGAGATGGTGGTGGAGGGGTGCGGGTGCCGCTGA